A stretch of Besnoitia besnoiti strain Bb-Ger1 chromosome III, whole genome shotgun sequence DNA encodes these proteins:
- a CDS encoding hypothetical protein (encoded by transcript BESB_049700), translating into MASCVRSAAPGTHCVSRLLQESVTGSVSQTFRSLARWPHPRTATRSLRACCASVRQPDEFVACSSNQLMRRSSVAPEPRGVQDAGREARLGERHPPQGGNVPQADARAALSGALRRSVPRARHPVSSSHTSVFMALGDHSSAGSEAGHSQPCSPARALPRKAAQSSSSSQILRRQLPWRRGCLSGGPGGFLGTLHFPASPALRFFTSDAKKGGMKAPKKSAPEAPEKKDSKQAGKKKSHIQSEGPGNLDGTPQSACKARLVISNGWTGSAAPQSLTAAEQWEPSSLTLKQHQQVVMWKKARTCILCQKEVQGGSVEKLETACEKAWRFISGYSRNAHVCPILPQMRIMRYGELPLRERAKFDAKLRRE; encoded by the exons ATGGCAAGTTGCGTtcgctccgcagcgccggggACACACTGCGtgtcgcgccttctccaggAGTCTGTCACTGGCTCTGTTTCCCAGACTTTTCGCTCGCTTGCTCGGTGGCCCCATCCGCGCACAGCCAcccgctccctccgcgcaTGCTGCGCATCAGTCCGTCAGCCCGATGAATTTGTGGCATGCAGTTCTAACCAGCTGATGCGGCGGTCGAGTGTGGCGCCTGAACCGAGGGGTGTGCAGGATGCTGGCAGGGAAGCCAGGCTTGGGGAGCGGCATCCGCCTCAGGGGGGGAATGTGCCtcaggcagacgcgcgcgcggcactgagcggcgctctgcgccgctcagtgccgcgcgcgcgtcatCCAGTTTCCAGTTCGCACACCAGTGTCTTCATGGCCCTTGGGGACCACAGCTCTGCCGGCAGTGAGGCAGGGCATTCGCAGCCCTGTTCCCCTGCGCGTGCGTTGCCTCGGAAAGCGGCGCAGTCCAGCTCTTCCTCTCAGATCCTGCGTAGGCAACTGCCTTGGAGACGGGGTTGTCTTTCCGGCGGACCTGGGGGCTTTCTTGGGACGCTGCATTTCCCGGCCTCACCTGCCCTACGTTTCTTTACGAGCGATGCCAAGAAGGGCGGAATGAAGGCGCCCAAGAAGAGCGCTCCAGAGGCACCCGAGAAGAAAGACTCCAAGCAGGCTGGGAAAAAGAAGTCACACATTCAGTCAGAAGGCCCAGGGAATTTGGATGGGACTCCACAGTCTGCGTGCAAGGCGAGACTTGTCATTTCGAATGGCTGGACTGGATCTGCCGCGCCTCAGTCCTTGACTGCAGCGGAACAGTGGGAGCCCTCGTCGCTGACCTTGAAACAGCATCAGCAGGTCGTCATGTGGAAGAAGGCCAGAACGTGCATCTTGTGTCAG AAAGAGGTTCAAGGAGGGAGTGTCGAGAAGCTCGAGACGGCGTGCGAGAAGGCTTGGCGGTTCATCTCAGGCTACTCCAGAAACGCGCACGTCTGTCCGATTCTTCC GCAGATGCGAATCATGCGGTACGGTGAGCTCCCCTTGCGCGAGCGAGCCAAATTCGACGCTAAGCTCCGCCGGGAATGA
- a CDS encoding 3-demethylubiquinone-9 3-O-methyltransferase (encoded by transcript BESB_049710) translates to MAVRIVGARLLSTAAKDHVTREGATGKRAQDDSTCRQTDFAFSSASTVSPSEVRHFDDLSGEWWDLNGLFAALHDYNPHRVGFIKDNLQKICLFQEILRHRGVQNGEKEAASAPQAKDTHGVLKGIRILDVGCGGGILAEVMAREGAFVTGVDASPDAVRVAESRRTKGPYAADVRDRQRYFHGSLEEFCSGSAAQAPTSLPDSRFPNPPRSLFDVVVCSEMLEHVEGGLTGVENVIATAARKALAPGGMFVLSTLNRTPENYLASIVTAEHICGLVPKGTHDWQKFLKPEELQEIGERHGLRLLEQRGFFYFPVLRAFVREPLCRFMFAMAFEKI, encoded by the exons ATGGCAGTCCGGATAGTTG GCGCACGCCTTCTCTCTACGGCGGCTAAGGACCACGTCACGCGGGAAGGCGCCACAGGAAAAAGAGCTCAAGATGACTCTACTTGCCGGCAGACAGACTTTGCCTTCTCATCTGCGTCAACTGTGAGCCCAAGTGAGGTTCGGCACTTCGACGACTTGAGTGGTGAATGGTGGGACCTTAATGGCCTGTTCGCTGCTCTGCACGACTACAATCCACACAGGGTGGGCTTCATCAAAGATAATCTTCAGAAGATCTGCCTTTTTCAAGAAATTCTGCGTCATCGAGGGGTGCAGAAtggagagaaagaagccgcttctgcgccacAAGCGAAGGACACTCATGGAGTGTTGAAGGGAATCAGAATCCTTGATGTCGGCTGTGGTGGAGGCATCTTGGCTGAGGTCATGGCGAGGGAAGGCGCTTTTGTTACAGGGGTTGATGCTTCACCAGACGCTGTCCGCGTTGCGGAATCCAGACGCACGAAAG GCCCCTACGCCGCGGATGTCAGAGACAGGCAGCGGTACTTCCACGGTTCCCTCGAGGAGTTTTGCAGTGGCTCTGCAGCACAGGCGCCCAC GAGCCTCCCCGACAGCCGCTTTCCCAACCCGCCGCGAAGCCTCTTTGACGTCGTCGTCTGCTCTGAGATGCTTGAGCATGTTGAGGGTGGTTTGACTGGCGTTGAGAACGTTATTGCAACTGCGGCGCGAAAGGCGCTCGCTCCTGGAGGCATGTTCGTTCTGTCGACTCTGAACAGGACGCCAGAGAATTACCTAGCCTCCATCGTTACAGCGGAGCACATCTGCGGCCTTGTTCCAAAG GGGACACATGACTGGCAGAAATTTCTAAAACCTGAGGAGCTACAGGAGATTGGGGAAAGACacggcctgcggctgctggagcAGCGCGGCTTCTTTTATTTTCCGGTGCTTCGGGCATTTGTGCGGGAGCCGTTGTGCAGGTTCATGTTTGCAATGGCATTCGAGAAAATCTGA